From Panthera uncia isolate 11264 chromosome E1, Puncia_PCG_1.0, whole genome shotgun sequence, one genomic window encodes:
- the GRIN2C gene encoding glutamate receptor ionotropic, NMDA 2C, translated as MGGALGPALLLASLLGAWAGLGPGQGEQAMTVAVVFGSSGPPQAQARTRLTSQSFVDLPLEIQPLTVGVNNTNPSSLLTQICGLLGAARVHGIVFEDNVGTEAVAQILDFISSQTHVPILSISGGSAVVLTPKEPGSAFLQLGVSLEQQLQVLFKVLEEYDWSAFAVITSLHPGHALFLEGVRAVADASYLSWRLLDVLTLELGPGGQRAHTQRLLRQLDAPVLVAYCSREEAEVLFAEAAQAGLVGPGHVWLVPSLALGSTDAPPAAFPVGLISVVTESWRLSLRQKVRDGVAILALGAHGYRRQHGALPSPAGDCRGHPGPISPARKAFYRHLLNVTWEGRDFSFSPGGYLVQPTMVVIALNRHRLWEMVGRWDHGVLHMKYPVWPRYSASLQPVVDSRHLTVATLEERPFVIVESPDPSTGGCVPNTVPCRRQSNHTFSGDTAPYTKLCCKGFCIDILKKLAKVVKFSYDLYLVTNGKHGKRVRGVWNGMIGEVYYQRADMAIGSLTINEERSEIVDFSVPFVETGISVMVARSNGTVSPSAFLEPYSPSVWVMMFVMCLTVVAITVFMFEYFSPVSYNQNLTSGKKSGGPSFTIGKSVWLLWALVFNNSVPIENPRGTTSKIMVLVWAFFAVIFLASYTANLAAFMIQEQYIDTVSGLSDKKFQRPQDQYPPFRFGTVPNGSTERNIRSNYREMHTHMVKFNQRSVEDALTSLKMGKLDAFIYDAAVLNYMAGKDEGCKLVTIGSGKVFATTGYGIAMQKDSHWKRAIDLALLQFLGDGETQKLETVWLSGICQNEKNEVMSSKLDIDNMAGVFYMLLVAMGLALLVFAWEHLVYWKLRHSVPNTSRLDFLLAFSRGIYSCFSGVQSLASPARPPSPDLTAGSAQASVLKMLQAARDMVTTAGVSSSLDRATRTIESWGSSRRAPPPPACPGPRPPTPGPSPAPSPPGRGPPGGGRAALGRRAPQLPGRPPTPGPSPPDVSRVSGRPPREVRRPVQAGRGGRHLSASERRALPARPLSPERCHYSSFPRADRSGRPFLPLFPEPPEPEDLPLLGPEQLARREALLREAWAQGPRPRHASLPSSVAEAFVQPRSLPTRCGRPACRRLAQAPSMRLPSYREACQESVWARVPVWPHRQHACLHAHVPLCWGAICPHLPRCASHGPWLTGAWGPPGHRGRTLGLSTGYRDNGGLEEVSRVACGTHGFPGPCTWRRISSLESEV; from the exons ATGGGTGGTGCCCTGGGGCCCGCCCTGCTGCTCGCCTCACTCCTTGGtgcctgggcagggctgggcccgGGGCAGGGTGAGCAAGCTATGACAGTGGCCGTAGTGTTTGGCAGCTCGGGGCCACCGCAGGCCCAAGCTCGTACCCGCCTCACCTCCCAGAGCTTCGTGGACCTGCCTCTGGAGATCCAGCCGCTCACCGTGGGGGTCAACAACACCAATCCCAGCAGCCTCCTCACCCAGATCTGCGGGCTCCTAGGCGCTGCCCGCGTCCATGGCATCGTCTTTGAGGACAATGTGGGCACCGAGGCCGTGGCCCAGATCCTGGACTTCATCTCCTCCCAGACCCATGTGCCCATCCTCAGCATCAGTGGGGGCTCTGCTGTGGTCCTCACCCCCAAG gagcCGGGCTCGGCCTTCCTGCAGCTGGGCGTTTCCCTGGAGCAGCAGCTGCAGGTGCTGTTCAAGGTGCTGGAGGAGTACGACTGGAGCGCGTTCGCCGTCATCACCAGCCTGCACCCGGGGCACGCGCTTTTCCTGGAGGGGGTGCGCGCCGTCGCCGACGCCAGCTACCTGAGCTGGCGGCTGCTGGACGTGCTCACGCTGGAGCTGGGCCCGGGCGGGCAGCGCGCACACACCCAGCGCCTGCTGCGCCAGCTCGACGCCCCGGTGCTGGTGGCCTACTGCTCGCGCGAGGAGGCCGAGGTGCTCTTCGCCGAGGCGGCGCAGGCCGGCCTGGTGGGGCCCGGACACGTGTGGCTGGTGCCCAGCCTGGCGCTGGGCAGCACCGACGCGCCTCCCGCCGCCTTCCCCGTGGGCCTCATCAGCGTCGTCACCGAGAGCTGGCGCCTCAGCCTGCGCCAGAAGGTCCGCGACGGCGTGGCCATCCTGGCCCTGGGCGCCCACGGCTACCGGCGGCAGCACGGCGCCCTGCCCTCCCCGGCTGGGGACTGTCGTGGCCACCCCGGGCCCATCAGCCCTGCCCGGAAGGCCTTCTACAG GCACCTTCTGAATGTCACCTGGGAGGGCCGAGACTTCTCCTTCAGCCCTGGTGGGTACCTGGTCCAGCCCACCATGGTTGTGATCGCCCTCAACCGTCACCGCCTCTGGGAGATG GTGGGTCGCTGGGACCATGGTGTCCTCCATATGAAGTACCCGGTGTGGCCTCGCTATAGTGCCTCCCTGCAGCCTGTAGTGGACAGCCGGCACCTGACGGTGGCCACGCTGGAAGAGCGGCCCTTTGTCATTGTGGAGAGCCCTGACCCCAGCACGGGCGGCTGTGTGCCCAACACTGTGCCCTGCCGCAGGCAGAGCAACCACACCTTCAG TGGTGACACGGCCCCCTACACCAAGCTCTGCTGTAAGGGCTTCTGCATTGACATCCTCAAGAAGCTGGCCAAGGTGGTCAAGTTCTCCTATGACCTGTACCTGGTGACCAACGGCAAGCATGGCAAGAGGGTTCGAGGCGTGTGGAACGGCATGATCGGGGAG GTGTACTACCAGCGGGCAGACATGGCCATCGGCTCCCTCACCATCAACGAGGAGCGTTCCGAGATTgtggacttctctgtgccttttgtgGAGACGGGCATCAGTGTGATGGTGGCACGCAGCAATGGCACCGTGTCCCCCTCGGCCTTCCTGG AGCCCTACAGCCCTTCAGTGTGGGTGATGATGTTTGTCATGTGTCTCACTGTGGTGGCCATCACGGTCTTCATGTTTGAGTACTTCAGCCCTGTCAGCTACAACCAGAACCTCACCAGTGGCAAGA AGTCTGGGGGCCCATCCTTCACCATCGGCAAGTCTGTGTGGCTGCTGTGGGCGCTGGTCTTCAACAACTCGGTGCCCATCGAGAACCCCCGAGGCACCACCAGCAAGATCATGGTCCTAGTCTGGGCCTTCTTCGCCGTCATCTTCCTCGCCAGCTACACCGCCAACTTGGCCGCCTTCATGATCCAGGAGCAGTACATCGACACTGTGTCTGGCCTCAGTGATAAGAAG TTTCAGCGGCCTCAAGATCAGTACCCACCCTTCCGCTTCGGCACGGTGCCCAACGGCAGCACAGAGCGGAACATTCGCAGCAACTACCGAGAGATGCACACCCACATGGTCAAGTTCAACCAGCGTTCGGTGGAGGATGCTCTCACCAGCCTCAAGATGGG GAAGCTGGATGCCTTCATCTATGATGCTGCTGTCCTCAACTACATGGCGGGCAAGGACGAGGGCTGTAAGCTGGTCACCATTGGCTCTGGCAAGGTTTTTGCCACCACTGGCTACGGCATCGCCATGCAGAAGGACTCCCACTGGAAGCGGGCCATAGACCTGGCGCTCCTGCAGTTCTTGGGGGATG gggagacacagaagctggaGACGGTGTGGCTCTCGGGGATCTGCCAGAACGAGAAGAACGAGGTCATGAGCAGCAAGCTGGACATCGACAACATGGCGGGCGTCTTCTACATGCTGCTGGTGGCCATGGGACTGGCCCTGCTGGTCTTTGCCTGGGAGCACCTGGTCTACTGGAAACTGCGCCACTCAGTGCCCAACACGTCTCGGCTGGACTTCCTGCTGGCTTTCAGTAGG GGCATCTACAGCTGCTTCAGCGGGGTGCAGAGCCTGGCCAGCCCCGCGCGGCCGCCCAGCCCGGACCTGACCGCCGGCTCGGCCCAGGCCAGCGTGCTCAAGATGCTGCAGGCGGCGCGTGACATGGTGACCACCGCTGGCGTGAGCAGCTCCCTGGACCGCGCCACGCGCACCATCGAGAGCTGGGGCAGCAGCCGCCGCGCTCCCCCGCCACCCGCCTGCCCCGGCCCGCGGCCACCCACGCCCGGCCCGTCCCCGGCGCCCAGCCCCCCGGGCCGGGGGCCGCCGGGCGGGGGTCGTGCCGCGCTGGGGCGCAGGGCTCCGCAGCTCCCGGGCCGCCCTCCGACGCCTGGGCCGTCGCCGCCAGACGTGTCCCGGGTGTCGGGCAGGCCGCCCCGGGAGGTGCGACGGCCGGTGCAGGCCGGGCGCGGCGGGCGGCACCTCTCGGCCTCCGAGCGGCGCGCGCTCCCAGCGCGCCCCCTGTCGCCCGAGCGCTGCCACTACAGCTCCTTCCCTCGAGCCGACCGGTCGGGGCGCCCCTTCCTCCCGCTCTTCCCGGAGCCCCCGGAGCCAGAGGACCTGCCGCTACTCGGGCCGGAGCAGCTGGCTCGGCGGGAGGCCCTGTTGCGCGAGGCCTGGGCCCAGGGTCCACGCCCGCGCCACGCTTCCCTGCCCAGCTCGGTGGCCGAGGCCTTCGTCCAGCCCCGGTCGCTGCCCACTCGGTGTGGCCGCCCGGCCTGCCGGCGCTTGGCGCAGGCGCCGTCGATGCGGCTGCCGTCCTACCGGGAGGCCTGCCAGGAGAGCGTGTGGGCCAGGGTCCCCGTCTGGCCGCACAGACAGCACGCCTGCCTGCACGCCCACGTGCCGCTTTGCTGGGGGGCcatctgtccccacctcccccgcTGTGCCAGCCATGGCCCCTGGCTCACTGGGGCCTGGGGGCCTCCGGGGCACAGAGGCAGGACCCTGGGGCTGAGCACAGGCTACAGGGACAATGGAGGGCTGGAAGAGGTCAGCAGGGTGGCCTGTGGAACACATGGCTTTCCTGGACCTTGTACGTGGAGGCGGATCTCCAGCTTGGAGTCAGAAGTGTGA